The genomic DNA AACTGATCCAGACATTCGGCGAAGAGAAGGCACGGCTATACCACGAAGCGAATGAAGAAGCGATTCGTTTCCTGCGTGATCAGACAACACGTCTTGGAATTGAGTGTGAGCTTGAAGAACAGGATGCGTATCTCTATGTCGCGTCAACCGGACCAAAACACAAGCAACTGGCCAAGGAAGCGGATGCCTACAGTCGGCTTGGTATCAATGGAGGAGATGCGACGGAAGAGGTCAAAGCCAAGTTGCCGTATCCGGTCGAACAGGCCCTTGTTATCCGTAATCAGGCCCAGTTCCATCCAGTCAAATACTTACTTGGTCTCGCCCGTTATTTCACTGAGCAAGGCGGGAAGCTGTATGAACAGACACGGGCGACGTCCGTTGAATCGAAACGGACGCCGGCGGTGCTGCTTGAATCCGGTCATCAGATCGAGGCGAAGAAAGTCATTGTCGCGACACACTTTCCGTTCAATGATTTCAAAGGGCTGTACTTCTCGAAACTCGAGGTACATCGTTCTTATATCGTATCGGGACTTGTTCCGGAAGATTTCCCAGACGGCATGTTCATGAGTGCCGATAAACCAAGCCGTTCGTTCCGTCATACGCATACAGCGGACGGGAAACGACTCGGACTGTTCGGTGGGGAAAATCATCTGTCGGGCCATCAGACGGATACGAAAGCCAACTATCAAGCATTGGCTCATTTCGCAGAGAGTGAATTTGATGTCGCCCAAATCGAGCAATTCTGGTCGGCCCAGGATTTGATTTCGCTTGATAAAGTGCCGTACATCGGACAGATGACGAGTGATGATCCGAATATCCTTGTTGCGACCGGATTTGCGAAGTGGGGAATGACGAACGGGATTGCAGCAGGACTGCTTTTGTCTGATTTATTAACGGGCACGCCGAACCGTTTCCGGGGATTGTTTGATCCGAACCGGTCGAAGTTGCATAAACAGGATGCCAAACAGTTCGCGAAGAACAATGCCGATGTTGCGATTGAACTGTTGAAGGGGAAAGTCAGTCGCGCCAGTCAATCAGCGGACGACCTCGGCATCGATGAAGGCGGACTCGTCCGTCATGCCGGGAAGACGGTCGGAGGATACCGCGATGAGTCAGGTGAGTTGCATCTCGTCAAGACGACGTGTACGCACATGGGATGCGACGTCAAATGGAACAACGGGGAACGGTCATGGGATTGTCCGTGTCACGGCTCGCGGTTTGATTACCGGGGAAATGTATTAGAAGGTCCGGCGGTAAAACCGTTGAAAAAATTGAATTAATCCTAAGCCGTCTCTGGTACCAGAGACGGTTTTTTAATTGAATTGGAAGAGATATCTTGAAACTTTCTATTGTTGGAGAGTCAATAGTTTTATGTCCGTCTGACCTTAAATAATTCGAATGATATCAGAATTTAATATTCAATCCGATTTTTTATGTGCTATAATTACCTGGTATTAAAAATATTCAAGCGTTTAACTATATCGGTCGGGTCGATCTTCATGTGGATGTTACGAATTCACCGTCACGGACGCCGTTTACAGGTTTTATATCAAGTTCATTTCATAGTAGCGTCGTGAACGCTGTACGAATTCGAGGAGGAAGCAACACATGAGTAAAGAAAAAATCGCCCAGCTCCGCAAACACGTTTCGCCTTTTGAGAAGGCAGACGTCAAATCCAGCGTCCAGCAGATGATCAATACGATCTTGCCGTTTCTCGTCGCCTGGTTCCTGGCGTATCAAGCCTTGCAGATTTCCGTTTGGCTCGCTGTTCCGCTTGCGATCGTCGCAGCCGGTTTCGTCGTCCGGATGTTCATCATCTTCCATGACTGTACACACGGGTCATTCTTTAAAAACAAAAAAGCCAATGCGATCGTCGGAACGATCACAGGCATCCTAACCTTGTTCCCGTATGAGAAGTGGAAACGTGAGCACTCGATCCACCATGCATCAAGCGGCAACTTGGACAAACGCGGTGTCGGTGACATCTGGGTCATGACGATTGAAGAATATGTCGAAGCCTCAAAATGGACACGTCTGAAGTACCGTCTTTACCGGAATCCGCTCGTCATGTTTGGTCTTGGACCACTCCTGTTGATTCTTGTCGTCAGCCGCTTCAATCGGAAAGACGCCCGGAAAAAAGAACGCATCAATACGCATGTCATCAATGCCTCATTGATCGTCTTATACGGCATCATGATTTACTTCATCGGATGGC from Exiguobacterium sibiricum 7-3 includes the following:
- a CDS encoding fatty acid desaturase — translated: MSKEKIAQLRKHVSPFEKADVKSSVQQMINTILPFLVAWFLAYQALQISVWLAVPLAIVAAGFVVRMFIIFHDCTHGSFFKNKKANAIVGTITGILTLFPYEKWKREHSIHHASSGNLDKRGVGDIWVMTIEEYVEASKWTRLKYRLYRNPLVMFGLGPLLLILVVSRFNRKDARKKERINTHVINASLIVLYGIMIYFIGWQAFLIIQGTTMFTAGVLGIWLFYVQHTFEDSYFEDESEWDYVKAAIEGSSYYELPKVLQWVTGNIGFHHVHHLSPRVPNYNLEKAHTATPPLQKATTIGLFSSLKSLRYKLYDAKNKTFVTFGEIKHLLREPKTSVM
- a CDS encoding FAD-dependent oxidoreductase, which gives rise to MKQLDGFPTSYWRTSIEPSTYPQLDDNLTSDVVVIGAGIAGLVTAVQLIEQGYNVTLIEADRIASGTTGYTTAKVSSQHGLIYDELIQTFGEEKARLYHEANEEAIRFLRDQTTRLGIECELEEQDAYLYVASTGPKHKQLAKEADAYSRLGINGGDATEEVKAKLPYPVEQALVIRNQAQFHPVKYLLGLARYFTEQGGKLYEQTRATSVESKRTPAVLLESGHQIEAKKVIVATHFPFNDFKGLYFSKLEVHRSYIVSGLVPEDFPDGMFMSADKPSRSFRHTHTADGKRLGLFGGENHLSGHQTDTKANYQALAHFAESEFDVAQIEQFWSAQDLISLDKVPYIGQMTSDDPNILVATGFAKWGMTNGIAAGLLLSDLLTGTPNRFRGLFDPNRSKLHKQDAKQFAKNNADVAIELLKGKVSRASQSADDLGIDEGGLVRHAGKTVGGYRDESGELHLVKTTCTHMGCDVKWNNGERSWDCPCHGSRFDYRGNVLEGPAVKPLKKLN